The Chloroflexota bacterium genome window below encodes:
- a CDS encoding response regulator, which produces MIRVLVVDDSPTAREAICAILRSEPEIQVVGEAADGAQGVELARQLKPDVITMDINMPQMNGYEATRAIMAKMPTPIVVVTSVTQKELIHEGLDILLAGALEIVQKPSSLTDTSFASVGAELIAKVKAVSQIKFPRP; this is translated from the coding sequence ATGATACGCGTTTTGGTGGTGGATGATTCGCCGACCGCGCGCGAAGCGATTTGCGCGATCCTGCGGAGCGAACCGGAAATTCAGGTCGTGGGCGAAGCGGCGGACGGGGCGCAGGGCGTCGAATTGGCGCGGCAACTCAAACCCGATGTGATTACGATGGACATTAATATGCCGCAGATGAACGGCTATGAAGCGACCCGCGCGATCATGGCGAAAATGCCGACGCCGATCGTCGTCGTCACCAGCGTCACACAAAAAGAGCTCATCCATGAAGGTCTCGATATTCTGCTCGCCGGCGCGCTCGAAATCGTGCAAAAGCCGAGCAGTCTCACCGATACGAGTTTCGCTTCTGTCGGCGCGGAATTGATTGCCAAAGTCAAAGCCGTTTCGCAAATCAAGTTTCCGCGTCCGTAG